The proteins below come from a single Xiphophorus couchianus chromosome 20, X_couchianus-1.0, whole genome shotgun sequence genomic window:
- the LOC114135202 gene encoding msx2-interacting protein isoform X3, with protein MFFFFSNFSLGHSHSDHLDFIWINFGNFFPKSSSESRERAYDHSPYGHHERSGTFDRQRHYNADYYRDRPVFAPAGPGSSAIGGSFEAADPHFDSRIRDPFTLTNSTRRDLYRDDRGRRVDRSYHHRRSRSSHSSQSRHPSPQRTAGQTSKTPHSPKRTPLSPGRGPRSRSQSRSSSSDSVSSTSSTGSGSDSNSSSSDGSRARSVQSSAAPQTCLVMDSEEPRRSFGIKVQNLPVRSTDTSLKDGLFHEFKKYGKVNSVQIHGASEDRYGLVFFRQQEDQEKALSVSKGKLFFGMLIEVTAWNGPETENENDYRPLDGRLDEFHPKATRTLFIGNLEKTTSYQQLLDIFQRFGEIVDIDIKKVNGIPQYAFVQYSDIGSVCKAIKKMDAEYLGNNRLKLGFGKSIPTTCVWLDGLTPNITEQYLTRHFMRYGHVVKVVFDRIKEMALILYNNTDFAQAAVRETKGWKIGGNKIKVDFASQESQNAFYRSMQASGQDIRDFYEVPPERREDRRPPYHEFTAERAYYENIRTTGLYPEEARREYAARSRERFSELEHYQGEHFDPRYHEDPRDYRDYRDPFEQDIRKYTYIQRERERERERFEADRSRWSPSQRRAVTPTISPSPSERAARDSERRVYSQSSERSGSVSSMSPPHLDKSEKTLLDHAAKSEKSAQPDRMAGAEKIKRPKRKDKTDKEKTEKNKSRKGKGQSPASQIPETEPDAAFDGGRGRGSDQDVHEKPKSKVDGDALSGNQLTASQDSVKTETTKGDIAELDGKPKLKKQPKSDIGNDGKDSAVDSDRLAARKRRFGDLGGKTVRQKRSRHEEEDGSQSSDFGSSTTYVKEPDADKHKDPQRRDARLKTEKSVTQKDGLEDLRGQREKSEGSADLPESKRQQGSTSSRRVSLEGNSDQSILREQEQTAAFKPSQNAETNKNAKTKEDHVDIDLSQSYRKQMEQNRRLHMQQQQQRESDKLKKAESLLKNETEDLEHRSLVHEVGKPPEDVTDNFPSHKLSDQFEAEPGIKRERFYRRQKSEDPDWSSTPSPGHQVFSQHADEDFMDASLKELSRNNQKIHPELELLVKRTHNTQVNKTNTPINIGEEDQQKRWESRGKQDLLPNLNFSRGLGKNLHNRKPSEYGLWHDLEPGEVRSDSEEDRENKPLSPAPSTSMPFSERPRPDRFSDPKLAHLERNKFYSFALDQTITPDTKALLERAKSLSSSREDNWSFLDYDSHFVNFRSQKDTEKVESAPRPTPSWYMKKKKIRSGSEDKLDDRKEEPKPEEQERRELFASRFLHSAVFELDSRRLQHLERKYEELEHMLNQQASQQGAEGELETGPVVLFHSRFLELTQLQQQKNKSQQLQEDKGNTVCTSENKEEKPSEQEQQDLRSNDMPESSVAAEIKPISPVEQVAPEPKLTPNLVIQSASKDTPSSHQKCVLPTPPADVCPPMSFIKEETKEEVKESEDVVPMHCSPTETLKSEPAPETVPETNISEENLEFLEEDAKPLIDEQTNDPGSHEELVSRSEPEPSPEMSQPEVPTASSPVQLSVAEEADLIKEDPLSTCQKTVESEGEKKLEEVSKEEISVDSDAIEEPVSFQKENKTKEIKTKKGRQSPAQVPLTSVSEKQATRKSERIDKDKLKRGSSPRAETKSSAKSPTPGSDHDHSEQSIPISRARTRRNVKSVYATPVEDDAPTRGKETESPRSARKRGTEKEALQHSTESEPPTPAPAKQRGRPPKNRKPIEEVSAAKTEKIKMDKDADSNESENGERVSRVAKGKMSPYLTKGSSNPIPSVPGSKKGDKTETADENQVIHFTEAEDLSSQHSSSSGKDSSVKSDVKKGSELDKDVHEKLCEEKSNGKETDSLLGEEKPAPEKEKIIKGKVKAAKPHVFRDLQVILDVKEVKDHVSRCTTANKECPNEEKEKKDVDSSKSSSLQERELEQAVENIAKLTEPALPTELPTPVPPAEVKSDPEEEKPCNPASETELMAAIDSITGEDVSVPLTPAAPVSTEVCSEPEVQEFVPPVKVEEPETALQEEAVFSNTPKKSYKGRPKTPKRPKAPKHARKDVKEELSEELTVPLAESTVSDVKIVAEKPPSAAAAAVITPTTWKSEAELPAVKAAESELPSPVEEQTQAVKPTHPQAKSPIYPQQLPAECVSLSLASNRPNIRSIQTSRAPVSPPDWRHQSKDPCVTSAHIMSVAAKEGQLTTSDSNSKELDQGTSDLRQILMKPKTITLPGGGSSAPTNLPSLRDQNPSESNPAITAALHNRSPLPESKTPTHSVPPIVRTPSTLPGETKSVISVIASTATSVISRVCNPPETEEKPNLIIGNPSMDVTLPKTAYRPSKDDGGPYHGATFSSGSCSGLRVNTSEGVVVLSHSGQKTEGPLRISAKISQIPQATAGDIESQQLVPIPQIKQDVYSHSQSGHQKGSSQTDHGHPGKLQSALSSIKQESGSCSLEKMDSAYQAGPQGVVKRLPQGNQQVMGYHQDYLQLKHQKKMENVDPHGTDGAKPSWTSTVSPAISPHLPSPPGNHVGFVTSTGDRGPSHLGSIKQEPRSPRKSGHSHPPFTKVSSPLGSSSPKGIPVMISSALNPMQQYITGVHHPEQSVIMPPHNVPGGVGRMSPHCVSQSITVGHLVQGEVRVNTPPLSVMNYVHSEKLASPWSGSLQPRSSSPQAVSRDKVLKVNHGSLRGHEGEQDESRHFHQAGRPSATLPTDTRGALRTNMETFIAKRDMRVHLHQQGERLTLDPHSGHIQETLPPSLSPRAHMLPKGVSEKDIKSLEAKRPHSPVIQKDGIMAIRQSGGAIASPQRVSLMPPGPSGSFSEYSGMYPNRMHSQIPDAPVGHNQPPLNVTPSMGAELQAKPDGKMTQTVNMVQLLTKYPIVWQGLLALKNDTAAVQLHFVCGNKALAHRSLPLQEGGALLRIVQRMRLEASQLESVARRMTGDSDFCLLLALPCGRDQDDVINQTQALKAAFINYLQAKLAAGIINIPNPGSNQPAYVLQIFPPCEFSESHLSQLAPDLLNRISSISPHLMIVITSV; from the exons atgtttttttttttctccaatttttCATTGGGGCATTCACATTCTGACCACCtagattttatttggattaattTTGGTAACTTCTTTCCCAAAAG TAGCTCAGAAAGCCGTGAACGTGCTTATGATCACAGCCCATATGGCCACCATGAGCGCAGTGGGACTTTTGACAGACAACGTCACTACAACGCTGATTATTACCGCGATCGCCCAGTGTTTGCACCCGCCGGCCCCGGCAGCAGTGCCATTGGAGGGAGTTTTGAGGCAGCAGACCCACATTTTGACTCTAGAATACGAGACCCATTTACCCTTACCAATTCAACACGGCGAGACCTCTACAGAGATGATAGGGGGAGACGTGTTGATCGATCTTATCACCACCGTCGAAGCAGATCATCTCATTCCTCCCAGTCGAGGCATCCGTCTCCTCAGCGGACCGCAGGGCAAACCTCAAAAACCCCTCATTCTCCTAAAAGAACCCCTTTGTCCCCCGGAAGAGGCCCAAGGTCGAGATCTCAAAGCAGATCTTCAAGCTCCGACTCTgtcagcagcaccagcagcacaGGCAGTGGCAG CGACTCAAACAGCAGCTCCAGCGATGGTTCCCGGGCCCGCTCCGTTCAGTCGTCGGCTGCTCCCCAGACATGtttagtgatggactctgaagAGCCTCGAAGAAGCTTTGGGATTAAAGTGCAAAACTTACCAGTGCGCTCCACAG ATACAAGTTTAAAAGATGGACTCTTCCATGAATTCAAGAAATATGGGAAAGTAAATTCAGTGCAGATTCATGGCGCATCAGAGGACCGCTATGGATTAGTGTTCTTCAGACAGCAAGAGGACCAAGAGAAAGCCCTCAGCGTCTCCAAGGGAAAGCTGTTCTTTGGCATGCTTATTGAGGTTACAGCCTGGAATGGTCCAG AAACAGAGAATGAAAATGACTACAGACCGTTAGATGGACGGCTAGACGAGTTCCACCCCAAGGCTACAAGGACGCTGTTTATAGGCAACCTTGAAAAGACCACCAGTTATCAGCAACTCCTGGACATTTTTCAGCGCTTTGGAGAAATTGTT GACATCGACATCAAGAAAGTAAATGGGATTCCTCAGTATGCTTTTGTCCAGTACTCTGATATTGGCAGCGTTTGCAAGGccataaagaaaatggatgcaGAATATTTGGGGAACAATAGGCTTAAG CTTGGTTTTGGGAAGAGTATACCTACTACATGTGTTTGGCTTGATGGGTTGACCCCCAACATCACAGAGCAATACCTCACACGGCATTTCATGCGTTACGGGCACGTAGTTAAA GTCGTATTTGACAGAATAAAGGAGATGGCGCTCATCTTGTACAACAACACGGATTTTGCTCAGGCAGCTGTGCGGGAGACCAAAGGCTGGAAGATCGGTGGTAATaaaattaag GTGGATTTTGCAAGTCAGGAGAGCCAGAATGCATTTTACCGCTCAATGCAAGCCTCTGGACAAGACATTAGAGACTTTTATGAAGTTCCACCAGAACGACG AGAGGATCGCAGACCTCCTTATCATGAGTTTACAGCAGAGAGAGCTTACTATGAGAATATAAGAACCACTGGCCTTTATCCAGAGGAAGCTCGCAGAGAGTACGCCGCACGTAGCAGAGAGCGTTTTTCTGAACTGGAGCATTATCAGGGAGAACACTTTGACCCACGTTATCATGAGGATCCAAGAGACTACAGGGATTACCGAGACCCCTTTGAGCAGGACATCAGAAAATATACCTACATTCAaagagagcgagaaagagagCGGGAGCGTTTCGAGGCTGATCGCAGCAGGTGGAGCCCATCGCAAAGAAGAGCTGTCACTCCCACAATTTCCCCTTCTCCATCCGAACGTGCTGCCAGAGACTCAGAACGGCGTGTTTACAGCCAGTCTTCAGAGAGGAGCGGCAGCGTGAGCTCCATGTCACCTCCACATTTGGACAAATCTGAAAAGACCTTGCTAGATCACGCAGCAAAGAGTGAGAAGAGCGCTCAGCCCGATCGCATGGCAGGGGCAGAGAAAATCAAACgtccaaaaagaaaagataaaactgacaaagaaaagactgaaaagaataaatcaaGGAAAGGAAAGGGTCAGTCCCCGGCTAGCCAGATACCAGAAACAGAGCCAGATGCTGCTTttgatggaggaagaggaaggggaTCAGACCAAGATGTTCATGAGAAACCGAAATCTAAGGTGGATGGAGACGCTCTGTCTGGAAACCAGTTAACAGCTTCTCAAGACTCTGTAAAAACTGAAACGACTAAAGGGGATATTGCAGAGCTAGACGGAAAACCCAAACTTAAAAAACAACCGAAGTCTGATATTGGAAACGATGGAAAGGATTCAGCAGTGGATTCAGATCGCCTCGCTGCAAGAAAAAGGCGCTTTGGGGATTTAGGTGGCAAGACTGTTCGTCAGAAAAGAAGCAGgcatgaggaggaggatggcaGTCAGTCATCAGACTTTGGCTCCAGTACCACATATGTGAAAGAACCAGAcgcagacaaacacaaagatcCTCAGCGACGAGATGCACgactcaaaacagaaaaaagtgtcACTCAAAAGGATGGACTAGAGGATCTCAGGGGACAAAGAGAAAAATCCGAAGGTTCTGCAGATCTGCCAGAGTCAAAACGACAACAAGGAAGCACTTCCTCCAGAAGGGTCTCACTAGAGGGGAAttcagatcaaagcattttAAGAGAGCAAGAACAAACTGCTGCATTCAAGCCTAGTCAGAATGctgaaactaataaaaacgCCAAGACTAAAGAAGACCATGTTGACATTGATCTCTCTCAGAGTTACCGCAAGCAGATGGAGCAAAACAGACGTTTacacatgcagcagcagcaacagcgcGAGtctgacaaactgaaaaaagcagaaagtcTGCTAAAAAACGAAACTGAAGACCTGGAACATCGTAGCCTTGTGCATGAAGTTGGTAAACCACCTGAGGATGTCACAGATAATTTTCCGTCTCACAAGCTGTCTGACCAGTTTGAAGCCGAGCCCGGGATAAAGAGAGAGCGTTTCTATAGGAGACAAAAAAGTGAAGACCCTGACTGGAGTAGTACCCCTTCTCCAGGACACCAAGTTTTCTCTCAGCATGCTGATGAGGACTTCATGGATGCCTCTCTGAAGGAGTTAAGTCGAAACAATCAGAAGATTCACCCAGAACTTGAACTTTTGGTCAAAAGGACCCACAACACACAGGTGAACAAGACAAACACCCCCATTAATATTGGGGAAGAAGATCAACAAAAGAGGTGGGAGAGCAGAGGTAAGCAGGACCTGCTACCCAACCTGAACTTTTCTAGAGGCTTGGGCAAAAACCTTCACAACCGCAAGCCCTCAGAATACGGCCTCTGGCATGATTTGGAGCCTGGGGAAGTGAGATCAGACTCTGAAGAGGATAGAGAGAACAAACCCCTCTCTCCTGCTCCCTCCACCTCTATGCCTTTTTCTGAGAGGCCGAGACCTGATCGGTTTTCAGACCCAAAGCTGGCTCACcttgaaagaaacaaattctATTCGTTCGCACTTGACCAGACTATCACCCCCGATACTAAAGCTCTACTGGAACGAGCAAAGTCTTTGTCCTCTTCTCGTGAGGATAACTGGTCATTTTTAGATTACGATTCCCACTTTGTGAATTTCCGAAGCCAGAAAGACACAGAGAAAGTAGAATCAGCACCAAGACCTACTCCTTCCTGgtacatgaaaaagaaaaagatacgAAGTGGATCCGAGGACAAACTGGATGACAGGAAAGAAGAGCCCAAGCCGGAGGAACAGGAACGCAGAGAGCTTTTCGCTTCACGTTTCCTTCATAGCGCTGTGTTTGAGCTGGACTCTAGACGACTTCAACACCTTGAGCGCAAATACGAAGAGTTGGAGCACATGCTGAACCAACAAGCTAGTCAGCAAGGAGCAGAGGGAGAACTTGAGACCGGCCCAGTTGTCCTCTTTCACAGCCGTTTTCTGGAGCTCacacaactacaacaacaaaaaaacaagagtcagcagctgcaggaggatAAAGGAAACACAGTTTGTACAAgtgaaaataaagaggaaaaaccaTCTGAGCAGGAACAACAAGATTTACGGTCTAATGACATGCCAGAATCTAGTGTGGCAGCTGAAATCAAACCCATCAGTCCTGTTGAACAAGTTGCTCCTGAACCAAAACTGACTCCCAATCTTGTTATTCAGTCTGCAAGCAAAGACACACCTTCTTCACACCAGAAATGTGTGCTACCAACTCCACCCGCTGATGTGTGCCCACCTATGTCTTTTATAAAAGAGGAGACAAAGGAAGAAGTAAAAGAAAGTGAAGATGTTGTACCAATGCACTGTTCACCAACTGAGACCTTAAAATCTGAACCTGCACCTGAAACTGTTCCTGAAACTAACATTTCTGAGGAGAACCTGGAATTTCTTGAAGAGGATGCAAAGCCTTTAATTGACGAACAAACAAATGACCCTGGTTCTCATGAAGAGTTGGTTAGCAGATCAGAGCCAGAGCCAAGTCCTGAGATGTCACAACCAGAAGTGCCTACAGCTAGTAGTCCAGTACAACTCAGTGTTGCTGAAGAAGCAGATTTAATCAAAGAAGATCCTCTTTCCACATGTCAAAAAACAGTAGAGTCAGAAGGAGAGAAGAAACTTGAAGAAGTGAGTAAAGAAGAGATTTCTGTTGATAGTGATGCAATTGAAGAGCCAGTCTcctttcaaaaagaaaataaaacaaaagaaattaaaactaaaaaaggcaGGCAATCTCCTGCTCAAGTTCCTTTAACATCTGTCTCTGAGAAACAAGCTACACGCAAGAGTGAGCGCATCGACAAAGATAAGCTGAAGCGTGGCTCATCCCCAAGAGCTGAAACAAAGTCTTCAGCCAAGTCTCCAACTCCCGGATCAGATCATGATCATTCGGAGCAGAGCATCCCGATAAGTAGAGCAAGAACTCgaagaaatgtaaaatctgtttaTGCAACCCCAGTGGAAGACGATGCACCAACTCGTGGCAAGGAAACTGAGTCACCTCGCTCTGCACGAAAGCGGGGTACAGAGAAAGAAGCTCTGCAGCACAGCACCGAGTCGGAACCACCGACTCCAGCGCCAGCAAAACAACGTGGGCGTCCTCCCAAAAACCGCAAACCGATTGAAGAGGTTTCAGctgcaaaaacagagaaaataaaaatggataagGATGCAGATTCAAATGAGTCGGAGAACGGCGAACGGGTTTCAAGAGTTGCTAAGGGGAAAATGTCCCCTTATCTCACAAAGGGTTCCTCAAATCCAATACCCTCAGTCCCAGGCTCTAAGAAAGGGGACAAAACTGAAACAGCTGATGAGAATCAAGTAATACATTTCACAGAAGCAGAAGATTTGTCTTCACAACATTCGTCATCTTCAGGCAAagactcttctgtaaaatcagatGTAAAGAAAGGCTCAGAACTGGATAAAGACGTTCATGAAAAATTATGTGAGGAGAAATcgaatggaaaagaaacagattCACTGCTGGGTGAGGAGAAACCTGCCCCAGAGAAAGAGAAGATCATAAAAGGAAAAGTCAAGGCTGCAAAGCCTCATGTTTTTAGGGACCTCCAAGTCATACTGGATGTCAAAGAGGTCAAAGATCACGTTTCCAGGTGCACTACTGCCAACAAAGAGTGCCctaatgaagaaaaagagaagaaggatGTAGACTCCTCAAAGAGCTCTTCCCTACAGGAGCGTGAATTGGAGCAGGCAGTTGAGAACATCGCCAAACTTACCGAACCGGCTTTGCCAACAGAACTACCAACTCCTGTCCCTCCTGCAGAGGTAAAAAGTGATCCTGAGGAGGAAAAGCCTTGTAATCCTGCCAGTGAGACAGAGCTGATGGCTGCCATTGACTCAATAACAGGCGAAGATGTAAGTGTACCTCTCACCCCAGCCGCTCCAGTTAGCACAGAAGTTTGTTCAGAACCTGAGGTCCAGGAGTTTGTCCCACCGGTCAAGGTTGAAGAACCTGAAACCGCACTGCAAGAGGAAGCCGTCTTCTCAAATACTCCCAAAAAGAGTTACAAGGGAAGGCCCAAAACACCTAAACGCCCTAAAGCCCCAAAGCATGCACGAAAAGATGTGAAAGAAGAATTAAGTGAGGAGTTGACGGTGCCTTTAGCTGAGAGTACAGTTTCTGATGTAAAGATTGTGGCTGAGAAGCCtccatctgctgcagctgctgcagttatCACTCCTACGACCTGGAAATCGGAAGCTGAACTTCCAGCTGTGAAGGCAGCAGAATCGGAGTTGCCGTCGCCTGTTGAAGAGCAAACACAAGCTGTGAAACCTACACACCCCCAGGCTAAGAGCCCCATATACCCTCAACAGTTACCAGCTGagtgtgtttctctctctctggccTCCAACAGGCCCAACATCAGATCCATTCAAACCAGCCGAGCGCCTGTTTCTCCACCCGACTGGCGACACCAGTCTAAGGATCCATGTGTTACCTCTGCACATATAATGTCAGTAGCAGCCAAGGAAGGCCAGCTGACCACTTCTGACTCCAACAGCAAAGAGCTAGATCAAGGCACAAGTGACTTGAGGCAGATTCTCATGAAACCTAAAACAATTACTCTCCCAGGAGGAGGAAGTTCTGCTCCAACCAATCTGCCCAGCCTCCGAGATCAGAATCCATCTGAAAGCAATCCTGCCATCACAGCTGCTCTTCACAACAGATCCCCGCTCCCTGAGAGTAAAACGCCGACTCATTCAGTTCCACCTATTGTCCGAACACCCTCCACGTTACCTGGAGAAACTAAATCTGTGATCTCCGTAATTGCATCTACGGCAACTTCTGTTATTAGTCGCGTTTGCAACCCCCCTGAGACTGAGGAAAAACCTAATCTAATTATTGGAAATCCCTCCATGGATGTGACTCTGCCCAAAACGGCCTACAGGCCCAGCAAAGACGATGGCGGACCTTACCACGGTGCCACGTTCAGTTCTGGGTCTTGCTCTGGTCTGCGAGTAAACACGTCTGAAGGAGTGGTGGTGCTAAGCCACTCGGGCCAGAAAACAGAAGGACCCCTGAGGATCAGTGCCAAGATTAGTCAAATCCCACAAGCAACAGCCGGTGACATTGAATCTCAGCAATTGGTGCCGATTCCCCAGATTAAACAAGATGTTTACAGCCATTCTCAGTCGGGACATCAGAAGGGGTCTTCACAAACTGATCATGGGCATCCTGGTAAACTCCAATCAGCTCTGTCTTCAATTAAGCAGGAAAGCGGCAGCTGCAGTTTAGAAAAGATGGATTCAGCTTACCAGGCGGGGCCCCAAGGAGTCGTGAAGCGTCTCCCGCAAGGTAACCAGCAGGTAATGGGTTACCACCAAGACTACCTGCaattaaaacaccaaaagaagATGGAAAATGTTGATCCTCATGGTACAGATGGAGCTAAGCCATCTTGGACCTCCACTGTAAGCCCTGCTATAAGCCCACATTTACCATCTCCCCCTGGGAACCATGTGGGCTTCGTCACATCCACTGGTGACAGAGGTCCGTCGCATCTTGGTAGCATCAAACAGGAACCACGATCCCCGAGAAAGTCAGGACATTCTCATCCTCCTTTCACCAAGGTGTCTTCACCTCTTGGCTCCTCCTCACCCAAGGGGATCCCTGTAATGATATCCTCTGCTCTCAACCCTATGCAGCAGTATATCACTGGTGTCCACCACCCAGAGCAATCTGTCATCATGCCACCTCACAATGTGCCTGGAGGTGTGGGACGAATGTCTCCTCACTGCGTCTCCCAGTCCATTACAGTGGGTCATCTGGTTCAGGGGGAGGTCCGGGTCAACACACCACCTCTGTCTGTGATGAACTACGTCCATAGCGAGAAGCTTGCCTCTCCGTGGTCTGGTTCCCTGCAGCCGCGGTCGTCCTCTCCCCAGGCTGTCAGCAGGGACAAAGTCCTCAAGGTCAACCACGGTTCTTTGCGGGGCCATGAGGGCGAACAGGACGAATCCAGACACTTCCACCAAGCtgggagaccatccgccaccctGCCGACAGATACTCGGGGAGCTTTGAGGACTAACATGGAAACGTTTATCGCTAAGAGAGATATGCGAGTGCACCTGCACCAGCAGGGGGAGCGTCTGACACTGGACCCCCATTCTGGACACATTCAAGAAACTCTGCCGCCTTCTTTATCTCCGAGAGCTCACATGTTGCCCAAAGGCGTGTCTGAGAAGGACATAAAGTCGCTGGAAGCAAAGAGGCCGCACTCTCCTGTAATTCAAAAGGATGGAATAATGGCGATCCGGCAGTCTGGCGGTGCTATTGCGTCACCTCAACGGGTTTCCCTGATGCCACCGGGACCCAGCGGGTCGTTCTCCGAGTACTCAGGAATGTACCCAAACCGCATGCATTCTCAGATCCCGGATGCCCCTGTTGGGCACAACCAGCCGCCGTTGAACGTCACTCCGTCTATG gGTGCAGAACTCCAGGCTAAACCAGATGGAAAGATGACCCAGACTGTTAATATGGTGCAGTTGCTTACG AAGTACCCTATAGTGTGGCAGGGCCTTCTAGCACTGAAGAACGACACAGCTGCTGTCCAGCTGCATTTCGTCTGTGGAAACAAAGCTCTGGCTCATCGATCGCTGCCTTTGCAAGAAGGAGGCGCTCTGCTCAGGATTGTTCAGAGGATGAGACTGGAGGCCTCTCAGTTGGAGAGTGTAGCCAGAAGAATGACG GGTGACAGTGATTTCTGTCTTCTCCTCGCTTTGCCTTGTGGACGAGATCAAGACGATGTCATAAACCAAACTCAAGCTCTTAAAGCTGCATTCATCAACTACCTGCAGGCAAAACTGGCAGCTGGTATCATCAATATCCCCAATCCAGGTTCCAATCAG CCCGCCTACGTGCTCCAGATTTTCCCGCCCTGTGAGTTTTCCGAGAGCCACTTGTCTCAGCTGGCCCCCGACCTTTTGAACAGGATCTCCAGCATCTCGCCACACCTCATGATCGTCATCACCTCTGTGTGA